From the genome of Geobacter sp. SVR, one region includes:
- a CDS encoding tail spike protein, protein MIILTLKSGAVYAKATITALNTDADVANAARVEITSNYAISDNMTQRNDGPPWTFTKGGVLTVASGKIFTFAAQPDIPGNYQVFAGSGAVTGLKEAKIDWWGTNTTPGSTDMSGAMSKALESGASIVIPPNTTYYFGSTVTHTGRVTVIGSGVTSRIKSDVMALRIINGSGSLIDNIDFSNVTAPYLIIRDPANWTASPTFSTTSAEIGWQPTVNDYDIWSSLTLAQQNQNIGPEINFTGNASDITVSRITGNFVNIVLESATNSVVRDCNIRGGKGYAGTIVFWNIDGQQGNSNRAINNVVRFPSYSGIAFSRNFDGQVEGNLVNNAGESGIKLWSFSANNGHWDTPDGPDVYCYNMSIVNNRTQFVWFDGFDLGSSYAQVTLRESRHMITGNKTLGNARTGMVSEGIHNTIVGNSAKNCGTFGMAFYRTDNSLISDNMMENNGLLPDTPNVWHELVLVGSGNTVTGNRIERGSVYSGAAIYEELSVSPTNYIAHNHAINASFAFADASGLHSSVLVGNHSSISPNMEFGNYLISASTPTPQESDIPAGTSYPYDAVVWTYDDVGNNLIGRVKYRNGQVRRAVVPLVYP, encoded by the coding sequence ATGATCATTCTGACTTTAAAATCCGGTGCTGTATACGCAAAAGCTACCATTACTGCACTCAACACGGATGCAGATGTCGCGAACGCAGCGAGGGTTGAGATCACCAGTAACTATGCCATCAGCGACAATATGACACAGCGTAACGACGGCCCCCCCTGGACGTTCACAAAGGGTGGGGTGCTTACGGTTGCAAGCGGGAAAATTTTTACTTTCGCTGCTCAGCCTGACATACCCGGCAATTATCAAGTGTTTGCAGGAAGCGGGGCCGTTACAGGGCTTAAAGAGGCAAAAATAGATTGGTGGGGAACAAACACGACCCCTGGCAGCACGGACATGTCTGGAGCCATGTCAAAAGCCCTTGAGTCTGGCGCGTCCATAGTTATCCCTCCTAACACTACATACTATTTTGGCAGTACGGTAACTCACACAGGCCGAGTTACTGTTATAGGTTCAGGGGTAACATCTCGAATTAAATCCGATGTTATGGCCTTGCGGATCATAAACGGGTCTGGTTCCCTGATTGATAATATTGATTTTAGTAACGTCACTGCCCCCTATCTTATCATCCGCGACCCTGCTAACTGGACTGCTTCGCCAACATTCTCAACAACCAGCGCCGAGATTGGTTGGCAACCAACTGTAAATGATTATGACATTTGGAGTTCTTTAACTCTTGCTCAACAAAACCAGAATATCGGCCCTGAAATTAATTTTACCGGGAATGCTTCGGATATCACCGTTAGCCGAATAACCGGAAACTTTGTGAATATAGTTCTGGAGTCGGCCACTAATTCAGTTGTGCGGGATTGTAATATACGCGGTGGTAAAGGGTACGCGGGAACTATCGTGTTTTGGAATATCGATGGGCAGCAGGGAAATTCTAACCGCGCCATTAACAACGTGGTGCGCTTTCCTAGTTATTCGGGCATAGCCTTCAGCCGAAACTTCGATGGGCAGGTGGAGGGTAACTTAGTAAACAATGCAGGCGAAAGTGGGATCAAGCTCTGGTCGTTCAGTGCGAACAATGGGCACTGGGACACCCCAGATGGTCCAGACGTGTACTGCTATAATATGTCGATTGTAAATAACCGGACACAATTTGTATGGTTTGATGGGTTTGACTTGGGTTCATCATACGCACAAGTGACCCTCCGAGAGTCCAGGCACATGATCACAGGCAATAAAACGCTGGGTAATGCCAGAACCGGTATGGTGTCCGAAGGCATACACAACACTATCGTAGGGAATAGTGCCAAGAACTGCGGCACATTCGGGATGGCGTTTTACCGCACTGATAACAGCTTGATTAGCGATAATATGATGGAGAACAATGGTCTATTACCTGATACTCCAAATGTTTGGCATGAATTAGTGTTGGTAGGTAGCGGTAATACTGTTACCGGCAACCGTATCGAACGCGGATCAGTCTACTCTGGCGCGGCCATATATGAGGAACTTAGCGTCAGCCCGACCAATTATATCGCACACAACCACGCGATAAACGCATCTTTTGCGTTTGCCGATGCTTCGGGTTTACACTCATCTGTACTGGTTGGTAATCACTCTTCTATTTCACCCAATATGGAGTTTGGGAATTACCTTATTTCAGCGTCTACACCAACTCCACAAGAATCTGATATCCCGGCAGGGACTAGCTACCCTTATGACGCTGTGGTGTGGACATATGATGACGTGGGTAATAATTTGATAGGCCGTGTCAAATACCGCAACGGGCAGGTGCGACGGGCTGTTGTTCCGTTAGTTTATCCATAA
- a CDS encoding chemotaxis protein CheW gives MSNLPVVKKEGQRSNEIIQLVSFELGGEEYGVDVLTVREIIRMPSITKMPNTPDYVDGIINLRGMVVPIISLRRRFALSERGEDRDSRILVMEVGSGLTGFVVDAVAEVIRISAAEIQPSPPVVQGNAAQECITGVINHGERLLIVLDMERLFTDEEKQRFVALE, from the coding sequence ATGAGCAATCTGCCTGTTGTTAAAAAAGAAGGTCAACGATCCAACGAAATCATACAGTTGGTCAGCTTCGAACTGGGTGGTGAGGAATATGGCGTTGACGTGCTGACGGTGCGGGAAATCATCCGCATGCCCTCCATCACCAAAATGCCCAATACCCCCGATTATGTGGACGGCATCATCAATCTACGGGGCATGGTGGTGCCGATCATCTCGCTGCGCAGGCGCTTCGCCCTGTCGGAGCGGGGGGAAGACCGCGACAGCCGTATCCTGGTAATGGAGGTGGGCTCGGGCCTGACCGGTTTCGTGGTTGACGCGGTGGCCGAGGTGATCAGGATATCTGCCGCAGAAATCCAGCCATCCCCACCTGTCGTGCAGGGTAATGCGGCCCAGGAATGCATCACCGGCGTAATCAACCATGGTGAGCGGCTGCTGATCGTGCTGGACATGGAGCGGCTGTTTACCGACGAGGAAAAACAACGCTTCGTGGCGCTGGAGTAG
- a CDS encoding surface-adhesin E family protein, translating into MKTVLWLVSAAVAWMVVSPAHASRWEYHANGSDGARNFYSPQSIVINGDMAKVWERTLGTREDMAKGIFEVRTLTEFDCARHAYRAVLTVTYPTDNSLAITISYHGSDWKNIQPASLPESLSRVVCGDLPQQSPPAPGPPVAQENRRVP; encoded by the coding sequence ATGAAAACGGTATTATGGCTTGTCTCGGCCGCCGTGGCGTGGATGGTGGTCTCTCCCGCACACGCCTCCCGCTGGGAATACCATGCAAACGGCAGTGATGGCGCCAGGAACTTTTACAGTCCCCAAAGTATCGTCATCAATGGGGATATGGCCAAGGTATGGGAAAGAACCCTGGGTACCAGGGAGGATATGGCAAAGGGCATTTTCGAGGTGCGGACCCTGACCGAATTCGATTGTGCCCGGCATGCCTATCGGGCGGTTCTGACGGTAACCTACCCGACGGACAATTCCCTGGCCATAACGATCAGCTATCACGGGAGCGACTGGAAGAACATTCAGCCGGCATCACTGCCGGAGAGTCTGTCCAGGGTGGTTTGCGGCGATCTTCCGCAGCAATCACCGCCGGCTCCCGGCCCACCTGTCGCGCAGGAGAACCGCAGGGTACCGTAG
- a CDS encoding AMP-binding protein — protein sequence MRTLVDLFETFASRGDTTAFVNRTGVRRQEVSYRQFSELSLKMARLLADNGVQPGDRVLLWGPNSSWWGIAYFGIILSGAVAVPVDFMSGPERADTIRTLTEARLVVQSRFKAERLSFSPSLLLEDLHFLLENVVPLSSPHHPAPGDMAQLIYTSGTTGNPKGVILTHANLTANMIQINQAVPIITPSFTFLSLLPLSHMFEQMGGFFTPLYRGAGIVYLRTLKPSAIMEALAEEDIYVIMSVPRLMQLLRTSIEQGLAEKHLDGAARRLLQLAPHLPPALRRLLFFPVHKAFGRHFRLFVSGGAPLDPELHSFWDRLGFTLLEGYGLTECSPVLTVNRMERQVPGSVGPALPGVELKMEHQEVVARGDNVFPGYYRNEQATRAAFTAEGWFRTGDLGELAPDGWLTIKGREKELIVTGAGVNVYPDEIEAILNRVAGVRESCVIGMDRGGGEEVHAVLLLDGAGQSPDEIVRQANLQLDTLHQISGATVWDEAEFPKTTTLKIQKFLVKERISKGRELGGGTVSGDRLLALLARITGTPAAEIGEDALLVADLGLTSIGRVELVNYLEQDYRLDIEDSRIGPQTRVRDLRQIISKRERVQSRDRFRFWTNSTPVRGLRMLWDAIVHYPLFRSFVTLETRGAELLENLEGPVFFVSNHLSYFDQPSIMFSLPRRLRYRTASAAYEEFFSSPSAGPLMRIWKRFTYEYGTWLLNLFPLPQTRGFGGSMRFMGRLVDHGVNILIFPEGQHSRDGMMLPFKPGLGIMVKELGIPVVPVKISGTYQILPHHASRPKRGTVTVTFGAPLRFRFEEPAEIVKTAQAAVERL from the coding sequence ATGCGAACCTTGGTCGACCTGTTTGAGACATTCGCTTCCCGGGGCGATACAACAGCCTTTGTCAACCGCACCGGTGTGCGCCGCCAGGAGGTGTCCTACCGGCAGTTCAGCGAGCTGTCGCTGAAAATGGCCCGACTGCTGGCGGACAACGGCGTTCAGCCGGGTGACCGGGTGCTGCTCTGGGGTCCCAACTCATCCTGGTGGGGCATTGCCTACTTCGGCATCATCCTGAGCGGAGCGGTCGCCGTTCCGGTGGATTTCATGTCAGGGCCGGAACGGGCGGATACCATCCGCACCCTCACCGAGGCACGCCTCGTCGTCCAGAGCAGATTCAAGGCCGAACGGCTCTCCTTTTCCCCCTCGCTGCTGCTGGAAGACCTGCACTTCCTGCTGGAGAACGTCGTCCCCCTCTCCAGCCCCCATCATCCGGCGCCCGGCGATATGGCCCAGCTGATCTACACCTCCGGCACCACCGGTAATCCCAAGGGGGTCATACTGACCCACGCCAACCTGACCGCCAACATGATCCAGATCAACCAGGCGGTGCCGATCATCACCCCCTCCTTCACCTTTCTGTCGCTCCTGCCGCTCTCACACATGTTCGAGCAGATGGGGGGCTTTTTCACCCCGCTCTACCGCGGGGCAGGCATCGTCTATCTGCGCACCCTCAAGCCATCGGCCATCATGGAGGCGCTGGCCGAGGAAGACATCTACGTCATTATGTCGGTCCCCCGGCTGATGCAGCTTCTCAGAACCTCGATCGAGCAGGGGCTGGCCGAAAAGCATCTGGACGGAGCGGCACGCAGGCTCTTGCAACTGGCCCCGCACCTGCCCCCTGCCCTGCGCCGGCTGCTCTTCTTTCCGGTCCACAAGGCCTTTGGCCGTCATTTCAGGCTCTTCGTCTCCGGCGGTGCGCCGCTCGACCCGGAGCTGCACTCCTTCTGGGACCGGCTCGGATTCACCCTGCTGGAGGGCTATGGACTGACCGAATGCTCGCCGGTCCTGACCGTCAACCGGATGGAGCGCCAGGTGCCCGGCTCGGTCGGCCCGGCCCTGCCGGGGGTTGAGCTGAAAATGGAACACCAGGAGGTCGTGGCCCGGGGAGACAATGTCTTTCCCGGTTATTACCGGAACGAGCAGGCCACCAGGGCCGCCTTCACCGCCGAGGGCTGGTTCAGGACCGGCGATCTGGGGGAGCTTGCCCCGGACGGCTGGCTGACCATCAAGGGACGTGAAAAGGAGCTGATCGTCACCGGCGCCGGGGTCAACGTCTATCCCGACGAGATCGAGGCCATCCTCAACAGGGTCGCCGGTGTCAGGGAATCATGCGTGATCGGCATGGACCGCGGCGGAGGGGAAGAGGTGCACGCGGTCCTGCTGCTGGATGGCGCCGGACAGTCCCCGGATGAGATCGTGCGCCAGGCCAACCTGCAGCTCGATACGCTGCACCAGATCAGCGGCGCCACGGTCTGGGACGAGGCGGAGTTTCCCAAGACCACCACCCTCAAGATCCAGAAGTTCCTGGTAAAGGAGCGGATCAGCAAAGGGCGGGAGCTGGGAGGAGGGACTGTTTCCGGTGACCGGCTGCTGGCCCTGCTGGCACGGATCACCGGCACTCCGGCCGCAGAGATCGGGGAGGATGCGCTGCTGGTGGCGGACCTGGGGCTGACCTCCATCGGCCGGGTGGAACTGGTCAATTACCTGGAACAGGACTACCGCCTCGACATCGAGGACTCCCGCATCGGGCCGCAGACGCGAGTCCGGGACCTGCGCCAGATCATTTCCAAACGCGAACGGGTGCAGAGCCGCGACCGTTTCAGGTTCTGGACCAACAGCACCCCGGTCAGGGGGCTCAGGATGCTGTGGGACGCCATCGTCCACTACCCGCTCTTCCGCAGCTTCGTCACCCTGGAGACGCGCGGTGCGGAGCTGCTCGAAAACCTGGAAGGGCCGGTCTTCTTCGTATCCAACCACCTGAGTTACTTTGACCAGCCCTCCATCATGTTCTCCCTGCCGCGTCGGCTGCGGTACCGCACCGCCAGCGCCGCCTACGAGGAATTCTTTTCCAGCCCCTCCGCAGGTCCCCTGATGAGGATCTGGAAACGATTCACTTACGAATACGGCACCTGGCTGCTCAATCTCTTTCCCCTGCCCCAGACGCGCGGATTCGGCGGCTCGATGCGCTTCATGGGTAGACTGGTCGATCACGGCGTCAACATCCTGATCTTCCCGGAAGGGCAGCACTCCCGCGACGGCATGATGCTGCCCTTCAAGCCGGGGCTGGGGATCATGGTGAAGGAGCTGGGCATCCCGGTGGTGCCGGTCAAGATCAGCGGCACCTATCAGATCCTGCCGCACCACGCCAGCCGGCCGAAGCGGGGCACCGTGACCGTGACCTTCGGCGCGCCGCTGCGCTTCCGCTTCGAGGAACCGGCCGAGATCGTCAAAACGGCGCAAGCCGCAGTGGAGCGGCTGTAG
- a CDS encoding Slp family lipoprotein — MRIIFSIILAAFLLTGCASVISNKSQRLVDRNISFTQLQKDPERYNGHFVMFGGVIVSLWNKSNGADELEMVQLKTNEQGEIIDTTSSEGRFFAMSPTFLDPAIYQPGVMATLVGEVRGTKTVPIGEREYIYPVLLIKEIHLWKPDQSRPQPTFQFGVGIGTTIH, encoded by the coding sequence ATGCGCATCATCTTTTCAATCATCCTGGCGGCCTTTCTGCTGACGGGCTGCGCCTCGGTCATCAGCAACAAGTCTCAGCGCCTCGTTGACCGAAACATTTCCTTCACCCAGCTGCAGAAGGACCCGGAACGCTATAACGGGCATTTCGTCATGTTCGGCGGAGTCATCGTCTCCCTGTGGAACAAGAGCAATGGAGCGGACGAACTGGAGATGGTGCAGCTCAAGACAAACGAGCAGGGCGAAATCATCGATACGACCTCATCGGAGGGGCGCTTCTTCGCCATGAGCCCGACCTTCCTTGACCCGGCCATTTACCAGCCCGGCGTGATGGCGACACTGGTGGGAGAGGTACGGGGCACCAAGACCGTGCCGATCGGGGAGCGCGAATACATCTATCCGGTACTCCTCATCAAGGAGATCCATCTCTGGAAACCGGATCAGTCGCGCCCTCAGCCAACGTTCCAGTTCGGCGTCGGGATCGGTACCACCATCCATTGA
- a CDS encoding Hsp20/alpha crystallin family protein, with product MAQKESRELARQEPHRPLSPLHEMERMERMFEDFWRRPYAFLSPARWLRTFPEFEEPAIPSVDVYEEQEDVVVKAEIPGIRKEDVEVTFSDNTIRISGEKRKEERVENKDYYRLERSYGSFSRMIQLPAEVDSDQASATFKDGILEIRIPKSREAREKVKKITIR from the coding sequence ATGGCGCAGAAAGAATCACGGGAACTGGCCAGGCAGGAGCCGCATCGTCCCTTGTCCCCCCTGCATGAAATGGAAAGAATGGAGAGAATGTTCGAAGATTTCTGGAGACGCCCCTATGCCTTTCTGAGCCCGGCCCGCTGGCTGCGGACATTTCCGGAATTCGAGGAGCCTGCGATTCCGAGCGTGGATGTGTATGAAGAACAGGAGGATGTCGTTGTCAAGGCGGAAATCCCCGGAATACGGAAAGAGGATGTGGAGGTAACGTTCAGTGACAATACCATCCGCATCTCCGGGGAAAAGAGAAAGGAAGAGAGGGTCGAAAACAAGGATTATTATCGTCTTGAGCGGTCGTACGGCTCATTCAGCCGGATGATTCAGCTGCCGGCCGAGGTGGATTCCGATCAGGCATCGGCAACCTTCAAGGATGGTATTCTGGAAATCCGGATTCCGAAGAGCCGGGAAGCCAGGGAAAAGGTCAAGAAGATCACTATCAGGTAA
- a CDS encoding methyl-accepting chemotaxis protein → MKNLKLGTKLIISYVIVALVAGIVGMVGVIKIHQVNEADTELYEKITLPLGELAGISVDFQRVRINLRDATETNDPAEVKAAWDTITTLRSEISARAERFEKTILTDEGRKQFAEFKEARKAYVGYMDRIRELDQTGKHDEAMALIHGDAKKAALHYQGVLNKLMESKQAQAKQTSDSNDRQARTASAIMIALSVIGIIMAVGFGLLVTRTITGPLNAAVSVADRLAAGDLSVTVQVTGTDETGHLMAAMKNMVASLRDIITRTADISSGIASASNQLHSTASQIATGTEEVAAQTNTVATASEEMSATSSDIARNCSMAADASRSTTESANIGAAVVQETITGMNVIANRVRQTSKTVEALGTRSEQIGAIIGTIEDIADQTNLLALNAAIEAARAGEQGRGFAVVADEVRALAERTTKATREIGEMIKAIQGETREAVKAMEEGVYEVEKGAVSSQKSGQALEEILNRINEVSMQINQIATAAEEQTATTNEVTGNIQQITEVVHQTAQGADETASAAAQLARQAQDLQSLVSRFRLT, encoded by the coding sequence ATGAAAAATTTGAAGCTGGGAACGAAGTTGATCATAAGTTACGTCATCGTAGCCTTGGTTGCCGGAATCGTCGGAATGGTCGGTGTCATAAAGATTCACCAAGTCAACGAAGCCGATACGGAACTCTACGAGAAGATCACCCTGCCCTTGGGCGAACTTGCCGGTATATCGGTGGACTTCCAGCGGGTGCGCATCAACCTGCGCGACGCCACTGAAACCAATGATCCGGCTGAAGTGAAAGCCGCCTGGGACACCATCACCACGCTGCGCAGCGAAATCAGTGCACGCGCCGAACGATTCGAGAAGACCATTCTGACCGATGAGGGGCGCAAACAGTTCGCCGAATTCAAGGAGGCCCGCAAGGCCTATGTCGGCTACATGGACCGGATTCGGGAGCTGGATCAGACAGGCAAGCATGACGAGGCTATGGCACTGATCCATGGCGACGCAAAAAAGGCGGCCCTGCATTACCAGGGGGTACTGAACAAGCTGATGGAATCGAAGCAGGCGCAAGCCAAGCAGACCTCCGACAGCAACGACAGGCAGGCCCGCACCGCATCCGCCATCATGATTGCGCTGAGCGTGATCGGCATCATCATGGCTGTCGGCTTTGGCCTGCTCGTCACCCGCACGATAACCGGGCCATTGAACGCGGCTGTTTCAGTAGCCGACCGGCTGGCCGCAGGGGATCTGTCCGTCACGGTCCAGGTGACCGGAACGGATGAAACCGGCCACTTGATGGCTGCCATGAAGAATATGGTCGCCAGCCTGCGCGATATCATCACCCGCACGGCGGATATCTCCAGCGGCATTGCCTCAGCATCCAATCAGCTCCACTCGACTGCCAGCCAGATCGCCACCGGCACTGAGGAGGTGGCTGCCCAGACAAATACCGTGGCTACCGCCAGCGAGGAGATGTCCGCGACCTCCAGCGACATCGCCCGCAACTGCTCCATGGCTGCCGACGCTTCCCGGTCCACGACCGAATCGGCCAATATCGGGGCCGCAGTCGTGCAGGAGACCATCACCGGTATGAACGTCATCGCCAACCGGGTACGCCAGACATCCAAGACCGTCGAGGCGCTCGGCACCCGCTCGGAACAGATCGGCGCCATCATCGGCACCATCGAGGACATCGCCGATCAGACCAACCTGCTGGCCCTGAATGCCGCCATTGAGGCAGCCCGCGCCGGGGAGCAGGGACGCGGCTTTGCGGTGGTTGCGGACGAAGTGCGCGCCCTGGCGGAGCGGACCACCAAGGCCACCCGCGAGATCGGCGAGATGATCAAGGCCATCCAGGGCGAGACCCGCGAGGCGGTCAAGGCCATGGAAGAGGGGGTTTACGAAGTGGAGAAGGGCGCGGTTTCCTCCCAGAAGTCAGGCCAGGCCCTGGAAGAGATCCTCAACCGGATCAACGAGGTCTCCATGCAGATCAATCAGATTGCCACGGCAGCTGAAGAGCAGACCGCCACAACGAACGAAGTGACCGGCAATATCCAGCAGATTACCGAGGTGGTGCATCAGACCGCCCAGGGTGCGGATGAGACGGCAAGCGCTGCGGCCCAGCTGGCGCGGCAGGCCCAGGATCTGCAGAGCCTCGTCAGCCGTTTCAGACTGACATAG
- a CDS encoding VacJ family lipoprotein has translation MKSGEPCSPALRGRLLSLLLGPCLAAVVAGCATTAPVTAEEKPMHTVSEFRDQRFGYVDDPWESFNRSMYNFNYYFDKYFFLPVISGYEFITPTILQTGISNLFSNLGEVRNFTNNLLQGKPVDSLATLGRFVTNSTIGLGGLFDPATPLGLERRYNDFGLTLGHWGAGSGPYLVMPILGPSTLRDTTGWAVDSGMRYGIYHAIDPFESTNHEFAISAGIVLLEAVDKRHQESFRYYQSDNPFEYYMVRFFYHQKRNLDVLKGLKKPEEGEEEKRGAE, from the coding sequence ATGAAATCGGGGGAACCTTGCAGTCCCGCCCTTCGCGGCCGGTTGCTGTCCCTGCTGCTCGGGCCGTGCCTGGCAGCGGTGGTGGCCGGATGCGCCACAACCGCGCCCGTTACCGCCGAGGAAAAGCCGATGCACACGGTAAGCGAGTTCCGGGACCAGCGCTTCGGTTACGTGGACGACCCCTGGGAGTCCTTCAACCGCAGCATGTACAATTTCAACTACTACTTCGACAAATACTTTTTTCTTCCGGTCATAAGCGGTTACGAATTCATCACCCCCACCATTCTCCAGACCGGTATCTCGAACCTCTTCAGCAACCTGGGAGAGGTCCGCAATTTCACCAACAATCTCCTGCAGGGAAAACCGGTAGATTCCCTGGCAACCCTCGGCCGTTTCGTGACCAACAGCACCATCGGGCTCGGAGGTCTGTTCGATCCTGCCACCCCGCTCGGGCTGGAGCGCCGGTACAATGACTTCGGATTGACCCTGGGCCACTGGGGCGCCGGTTCCGGTCCGTATCTGGTCATGCCGATCCTGGGTCCATCCACCCTGCGCGATACCACCGGCTGGGCCGTGGACAGCGGCATGCGTTACGGGATCTACCACGCCATCGATCCCTTTGAAAGCACCAACCACGAGTTCGCCATCTCAGCCGGCATCGTCCTGCTGGAGGCGGTCGACAAGCGCCATCAGGAAAGCTTCCGCTACTACCAGAGCGACAATCCCTTCGAGTACTACATGGTGCGCTTCTTTTATCATCAGAAGCGCAATCTCGATGTCCTCAAGGGGCTGAAAAAGCCCGAGGAGGGGGAAGAGGAGAAGCGCGGAGCTGAATGA
- a CDS encoding alpha/beta hydrolase, translating into MKCLIQLMIVCLILVPALAPGADGQYGYPIQDAYGATILGTPAKLKPELPKSVRTRELVLDVVPGRQRPPIFNYNDGLRCTVAYHKRRAPLVFLIAGTGAGNQAPHQVTLMKALYVAGFHVITLPSPTTPNFIISASRSCVPGVPFDDAVDLYRAMETAWNAVAKDVEVSDFYLSGYSLGGSQAAFVARLDEERKVFNFRKVLMINPVVSTYTAAQKIEELLMAIPGGPSKVGYFFNRMLDKFSEYYIYGSFVAINDEFIYEVYKEKLFSREEAGGLIGLVFRLNSAGMIFTSDVMTNSGYVVPRNRVLTTTDSLYDYFQVSTHLSLFNYLDELLFPWVHQQKPEIGRQAFIDSLSLKSIGDYLKSSAKFGLMTNADDFLLTPDDLDFFKRTFSERATIYPRGGHLGNIEYRENVAHMVEFFKR; encoded by the coding sequence ATGAAGTGCCTGATACAGTTGATGATCGTCTGCCTGATCCTGGTGCCGGCGCTCGCACCGGGGGCGGACGGGCAGTACGGGTACCCGATTCAGGACGCCTATGGGGCAACGATCCTGGGAACCCCGGCTAAACTCAAACCGGAGCTGCCCAAAAGCGTTCGCACGCGGGAACTGGTGCTGGACGTGGTTCCCGGCCGCCAGCGCCCCCCGATCTTCAATTACAACGACGGCCTGCGCTGTACCGTTGCTTATCACAAACGGCGGGCGCCACTGGTGTTCCTGATCGCCGGCACCGGCGCCGGGAATCAGGCCCCCCACCAGGTCACCCTGATGAAGGCCCTGTACGTGGCCGGCTTTCACGTCATCACCCTCCCCTCCCCCACCACCCCCAACTTTATCATCTCCGCCTCCCGGAGCTGCGTACCGGGCGTCCCCTTCGATGACGCCGTGGATCTGTACCGGGCCATGGAAACCGCCTGGAACGCCGTTGCAAAGGATGTCGAGGTCTCCGACTTCTACCTTTCCGGCTACAGCCTGGGCGGCAGCCAAGCCGCCTTTGTGGCCAGGCTGGACGAGGAGCGCAAGGTGTTCAACTTCCGCAAGGTCCTGATGATCAACCCGGTCGTCAGCACCTACACGGCCGCCCAAAAGATCGAAGAGCTGTTGATGGCGATCCCCGGGGGGCCTTCTAAGGTGGGTTATTTTTTCAACCGGATGCTGGACAAGTTCAGCGAATACTACATCTACGGCAGCTTTGTCGCCATCAACGACGAATTCATATACGAAGTCTACAAGGAGAAACTGTTCTCCCGGGAAGAGGCCGGAGGACTGATCGGCCTCGTCTTTCGGCTCAATTCGGCCGGCATGATCTTCACCTCCGACGTCATGACCAACAGCGGATATGTGGTCCCCAGAAACCGCGTCCTGACAACCACCGATTCCCTGTACGACTACTTCCAGGTTTCCACCCATCTCAGCCTTTTCAATTACCTGGACGAACTCCTGTTCCCCTGGGTTCACCAGCAAAAACCTGAGATCGGCAGGCAGGCCTTCATCGACTCCCTGAGCCTGAAAAGCATCGGCGACTACCTGAAATCGTCGGCCAAATTCGGTCTGATGACCAATGCCGACGACTTTTTGCTGACGCCGGACGATCTCGATTTCTTCAAAAGGACATTTTCCGAGCGTGCGACGATCTACCCCCGCGGGGGACATCTCGGCAACATTGAATACCGGGAGAACGTGGCCCACATGGTGGAGTTCTTCAAACGGTAA